The following coding sequences lie in one Xylocopa sonorina isolate GNS202 chromosome 7, iyXylSono1_principal, whole genome shotgun sequence genomic window:
- the Nadsyn gene encoding NAD synthetase, with protein sequence MGRTVTVAVCTLNQWAMDFDGNSRRILQSIQKAKDAGATYRSGPELEICGYSCEDHFYESDTLLHSWEVLATILKSPVAEDMLIDVGMPVMHKNVTYNCRVAFWNRRILLIRPKMQLCEDGNYRESRWFSPWTKERTVEDYFLPRMISEITSQRLVPFGDAVISTRDTCVGFEICEELWNPMSNHIPMSLDGVEIIANGSGSYFELRKGYVTVDLVKSATFKSGGCYMFSNLRGCDGSRVYFNGGSSITLNGQILNRGKQFSLDDVEVTVATFDLENIRSYRNNIRSRSHLAAKSPSYPRVKVDFALTSENFISIPPDLPIDVDLGPYENENITGKLVYHTPEEEISMAPACWLWDYLRRSCQGGFFLPLSGGVDSASSACMVYSMCDMIVDAVNKGNAQVLSDIRKIVGDCEYIPTDPKQLCNTILVTCYMGTENSSIETKTRAAELANQIGSYHHSIVIDVAVSAILTIFQQVTKLTPRFKVQGGSPRENLALQNIQARLRMVIAYLFAQLMLWVSGRPGGLLVLGSSNVDEALRGYFTKYDCSSADINPIGGIAKNDLKSFLTYFRKKHGISALDGILNAPPTAELEPLQGGLLSQLDEVDMGMTYKELGTFGRLRKQDCAGPFTMFCRLVYMWDKSSPKEVADKVKHFYRCYAINRHKMTILTPSCHAETYSPDDNRFDHRPFLYNHTWKWQFNAIEEQVKCLLNEEKSPRDRKDTPKIQAKPRYIRFSSGISNKTHPGVVV encoded by the exons ATGGGTCGCACTGTGACTGTAGCAGTTTGCACGTTGAATCAATGGGCGATGGACTTCGATGGGAACTCTCGGAGGATTTTGCAAAGTATTCAGAAAGCTAAGGACGCTGGCGCTACTTACAGGAGTGGTCCAGAATTGGAAATTTG TGGTTATAGCTGCGAGGACCATTTTTATGAGTCGGACACGTTGCTCCACAGCTGGGAGGTACTCGCGACAATCCTCAAATCACCCGTTGCTGAGGATATGCTGATAGACGTTGGTATGCCGGTGATGCATAAGAATGTCACGTACAACTGCAGGGTAGCGTTTTGGAATCGTCGAATCTTGCTGATCAGACCCAAGATGCAACTGTGCGAGGATGGCAATTACAGAGAATCCAGGTGGTTTTCGCCGTGGACTAAG GAACGTACGGTGGAGGATTATTTTTTGCCTAGAATGATATCCGAGATCACTAGCCAGAGGTTAGTGCCATTTGGCGACGCTGTTATTTCGACCAGAGACACGTGCGTGGGTTTCGAGATCTGCGAGGAATTGTGGAACCCAATGAGCAATCACATTCCCATGTCCTTGGATGGCGTAGAAATTATCGCAAATG GTAGCGGCTCGTACTTTGAGCTACGAAAAGGATATGTCACTGTGGACCTCGTTAAATCGGCTACGTTCAAATCAGGTGGTTGTTATATGTTCAGCAACTTGCGCGGATGCGATGGTTCTAGAGTCTACTTTAACGGCGGTTCTTCCATTACGTTGAATGGTCAGATCTTGAACCGTGGCAAACAATTTTCTCTGGACGATGTGGAGGTTACTGTCGCAACCTTTGATCTGGAGAATATAAG AAGCTACAGGAACAACATTAGATCACGGTCCCACTTAGCTGCTAAGTCTCCAAGCTATCCACGAGTAAAAGTGGACTTCGCCTTGACTTCTGAAAATttcatctcgattcctccgGATCTACCTATTGACGTGGATTTGGGCCCTTACGAGAATGAAAATATAACGGGCAAGCTTGTTTATCATACACCAGAAGAAGAAATTTCAATGGCTCCCGCTTGTTGGCTTTGGGACTATCTCAG GCGTTCTTGCCAAGGTGGATTCTTCTTACCTTTGAGCGGTGGCGTCGACTCAGCGTCATCAGCATGTATGGTTTACTCCATGTGCGACATGATCGTGGACGCGGTTAATAAAGGAA ATGCGCAGGTATTGTCCGACATCAGGAAAATAGTTGGCGATTGTGAATACATTCCGACCGATCCGAAGCAATTGTGTAACACTATTCTTGTCACGTGCTATATGGGCACCGAAAATTCGTCCATCGAAACGAAGACACGAGCTGCTGAACTTGCTAATCAGATCGGTTCCTATCATCATAGTATAGTAATTGACGTTGCTGTGTCCGCTATCCTAACCATTTTTCAACAAGTCACCAAATTGACCCCAAGATTTAAGGTGCAAGGAGGATCTCCGAGAGAGAATTTAGCTTTACAAAATATACAG GCTCGCTTGAGAATGGTGATAGCTTATTTGTTTGCTCAATTGATGCTTTGGGTCAGTGGTCGGCCTGGCGGACTTCTTGTGCTAGGAAGCAGTAACGTGGATGAGGCACTGCGAGGATATTTTACTAAATACGATTGTAGCAGTGCCGATATCAATCCTATCGGTGGAATTGCGAAAAACGATTTGAAATCGTTCCTTACCTATTTCAG AAAGAAACATGGGATAAGTGCCTTAGATGGTATTCTGAATGCTCCTCCAACAGCAGAATTGGAACCTCTTCAAGGTGGACTACTCTCGCAGCTTGATGAGGTTGATATGGGTATGACGTACAAGGAACTTGGTACTTTTGGACGTTTAAGAAAGCAGGATTGTGCCGGtccttttacaatgttttgcaGACTCGTCTACATGTGGGATAAATCTTCTCCTAAAGAA GTGGCGGATAAGGTGAAACACTTTTATAGATGTTACGCGATAAATCGGCATAAAATGACCATCTTGACACCATCTTGTCATGCAGAGACCTACAGTCCAGACGACAATAGATTCGACCACCGACCGTTCCTATATAATCACACGTGGAAATGGCAGTTTAATGCGATCGAGGAACAG GTGAAATGTCTTCTTAACGAGGAGAAATCACCGAGAGATCGAAAGGACACACCGAAGATACAGGCGAAGCCCAGATACATACGGTTCAGCTCCGGGATTAGTA ATAAAACACATCCTGGAGTAGTAGTTTAA